In the genome of Neodiprion pinetum isolate iyNeoPine1 chromosome 2, iyNeoPine1.2, whole genome shotgun sequence, one region contains:
- the LOC124211851 gene encoding uncharacterized protein: MLRKIISRQQATNVDSVQRPEVFPTLPIETMEEFANLEELLKSNEHRIYLTQKLSSIGGTSGRQCVLAVLKSLLTNELAMQFNWAGRDKIAFQKTLVMQVIYDAVKATFHGKELVSDIKEANIAAAVKDWLKLARSRYSSK, from the exons ATGCTGAGGAAAATCATATCGAGGCAGCAAGCAACTAACGTGGACAGCGTACAAAGGCCAGAGGTATTTCCAACGCTTCCAATTGAAACAATGGAAGAATTTGCGAACCTCGAAGAACTTCTCAAATCGAATGAGCATCGAATATACCTG ACACAAAAACTATCCTCTATTGGAGGCACAAGTGGCCGTCAATGCGTATTGGCTGTTCTCAAGTCATTACTAACAAACGAATTAGCCATGCAGTTCAATTGGGCTGGTAGAGATAAAATTGCTTTCCAAAAGACACTGGTGATGCAAGTTATTTAcg ATGCTGTTAAAGCTACTTTCCATGGTAAGGAATTAGTAAGCGATATCAAGGAAGCGAATATTGCAGCTGCAGTTAAAGATTGGTTGAAACTCGCTCGATCGCGATACTCCTCGAAATAA